The Pochonia chlamydosporia 170 chromosome 1, whole genome shotgun sequence genome window below encodes:
- a CDS encoding Peptidyl-prolyl cis-trans isomerase, FKBP-type, domain-containing protein (similar to Metarhizium robertsii ARSEF 23 XP_007825010.1) has protein sequence MGVTKTTLQEGSGAQPTNGQTVTIEYTGWLKDESKPNKKGNKFDSSVGRGDFVVKIGVGQVIKGWDEGVTQMKVGEKATLDISPDYGYGARGFPGHIPPNSSLIFDVELKKVA, from the exons ATGGGTGTTACCAAGACCACTCTCCAAGAGGGCTCCGGCGCTCAGCCCACCAACGGCCAGACTGTCACCATTGAGTACACTGGCTGGCTCAAGGATGAGTCTAAGCCTAACAAGAAGGGCAACAA GTTCGACTCTTCCGTCGGCCGTGGTGACTTTGTTGTCAAGATTGGCGTTGGCCAGGTTATCAAGG GCTGGGATGAGGGTGTCACCCAGATGAAGGTTGGAGAGAAGGCCACTCTCGATATTTCTCCTGACTACGGCTACGGTGCCCG CGGCTTCCCTGGCCATATTCCTCCCAACTCGTCCCTCATCTT CGACGTCGAGTTGAAGAAGGTCGCTTAA
- a CDS encoding general amino-acid permease GAP1 (similar to Aspergillus terreus NIH2624 XP_001213488.1) — protein sequence MAAHEPKKPKAMKNGIVYTQDFEVYEMNELAVNKSRNQNQNQNQFTTTTSYTISSTPRPTKSSHKSLASRFLDSFRRVDGGPISQHHGYNSFPQPAGDRFYDLDAANIRTANTGLHRHLKGRHLQMIAIGGSIGTGLFVTSGIALYQSGPLPLLLAYIFTGILQYCTMQSLGELVVTFPVAGAFSALSTRFLDPSWGFAIGWNYALQWLFTLPLEIIAGALTVQYWNNDLSKSIFITIFLLAIIIINLFGIKGYGEAEFLFSIVKVTAIVGFILLGAVINIGGPPHGGYIGGQYWQDPGLTNHGFKGFCSVLVISSFSFAGTELVGLAAAETENPRKSLPSAIKQVFWRIAIFYIVSLLLIGLLVPYNEPRLVAGQSSVDASASPFVIAVESAGSTILPSVMNAVVLISVLSVGNSAVFGSSRTLAALAEQSHAPKILSYVDFKGRPLISVLVAAGIGLLSYLAELHAHDEIFGWLLAISGLSSLFTWGSICLCHIQFRRAWAKAGNNLTQLPFRSQAGIIGSYIGLGGNILVVVTQIWIAISPIQTPGAAPDTAASIAKNVMLNIMAVPIILVFYIGHKLWFRTKIVSIRDMDLDTGRSFSRLYNMHTDYQEKRQKWPLWKRVYKSLC from the exons ATGGCCGCCCACGagccaaagaagccaaaAGCCATGAAAAATGGCATCGTCTACACCCAAGACTTTGAGGTCTACGAGATGAACGAGCTGGCCGTCAACAAATCCCgaaaccagaaccagaaccagaaccaattcaccaccaccacatcctaCACAATTTCGTCGACTCCCCGACCGACAAAGTCGTCGCACAAATCGCTGGCGTCCCGCTTTCTGGACAGTTTCCGTCGCGTTGACGGCGGTCCAATCTCCCAGCATCATGGCTACAATAGCTTTCCTCAGCCGGCTGGGGATCGGTTCTACGACTTGGACGCTGCGAATATCAGGACCGCCAACACGGGTCTTCATCGGCATTTAAAGGGTCGCCATTTGCAAATGATTGCGATAGGTGGTTCCATTG GGACCGGTTTATTCGTCACTTCTGGAATTGCGCTGTACCAGAGCGGACCGTTGCCTTTACTGCTTGCTTATATATTCACGGGAATTCTCCAATATTGCACGATGCAGAGTCTGGGGGAGTTGGTTGTCACGTTTCCTGTTGCGGGTGCATTCTCTGCGCTATCGACACGATTCTTAGATCCGTCATGGGGCTTCGCCATAGGATGGAA TTACGCTCTCCAATGGCTATTCACACTGCCACTCGAAATTATCGCTGGCGCATTAACAGTCCAATACTGGAACAACGACCTCAGCAaatccatcttcatcaccatcttcctcctcgctatcatcatcatcaatctaTTCGGAATCAAAGGATATGGCGAGGCCGAGTTCCTCTTCTCCATAGTAAAGGTGACCGCTATCGTCGGGTTCAT TCTTCTCGGCGccgtcatcaacatcggcGGTCCTCCTCATGGCGGCTACATCGGCGGCCAATACTGGCAAGATCCCGGCCTAACTAACCACGGGTTCAAAGGGTTCTGCAGCGTTCTCGTCATCTCGTCCTTTTCATTTGCCGGAACAGAATTAGTAGGTCTTGCGGCCGCGGAGACAGAAAACCCGCGCAAGTCGCTCCCCAGCGCGATCAAGCAGGTCTTTTGGAGAATCGCCATCTTCTACATCGTCTCGCTGCTTCTCATCGGTCTTCTCGTCCCGTACAACGAGCCTCGCCTGGTCGCTGGCCAAAGTTCCGTTGACGCCTCTGCCAGTCCGTTTGTTATTGCCGTTGAAAGCGCCGGGTCTACGATCCTTCCGAGCGTGATGAACGCCGTGGTTTTGATAAGTGTCTTGAGTGTTGGAAATTCCGCAGTTTTTGGATCCTCACGAACCCTGGCTGCCCTGGCGGAGCAATCGCATGCGCCAAAGATCCTGTCGTACGTGGATTTCAAGGGTCGACCACTAATCTCTGTGCTTGTGGCGGCCGGCATCGGACTCTTATCCTACCTGGCTGAGCTGCATGCTCACGACGAAATCTTCGGCTGGCTCCTCGCTATCTCTGGCTTGTCGAGCCTGTTCACATGGGGCAGCATTTGTCTGTGCCATATCCAATTTCGACGTGCGTGGGCAAAAGCCGGTAATAATCTGACCCAGCTGCCTTTCCGGTCTCAAGCCGGCATTATCGGCTCCTATATTGGACTAGGTGGCAATATCCTGGTTGTCGTCACGCAGATTTGGATTGCTATTTCGCCTATTCAGACTCCTGGTGCTGCGCCGGACACAGCCGCGAGTATAGCCAAGAACGTGATGCTAAATATTATGGCTGTGCCCATCATTCTTGTCTTCTATATTGGCCACAAGTTGTGGTTTAGGACCAAGATTGTGAGCATCCGGGACATGGATCTTGATACGGGACGAAGCTTCTCAAGGTTGTATAATATGCATACGGATTACCAAGAAAAACGCCAAAAGTGGCCGTTGTGGAAGAGGGTGTACAAATCTTTGTGTTGA
- a CDS encoding terpene synthase family, metal binding domain-containing protein, whose translation MDSLAKELAGQKLRVPDLRSKFKSWPQGVNARLGDLRVEVDRMIQGVTDDLEMLDNAERSDMGHLAALWYPNAEWTKLNVAAAYLAWVFIWDDEIDLGVTATAKDQNLGREYCEKSLKYIKGNMGLGNSLPRSHPYRYMQIFEKFGDGLRTTDKAERLRTYKGLKSYITQVGVEHDRQLAKVLPTPKEYHAMRMGTAGVAPVAGCAEYMNGVRLPDWVRNSAELKILGRESTLLCLIINDLYSAPKEIKCNTFQNYVVVLLNESKTRSLDGAVNRLLEMLDDSMKSFEKAAEGLKRKAQHDEVLLKDLTAVIDSHCHFVTGLIEWTLTSSRYKMDRYLQRDGSVIIPLGTEQAGLGLQYVWGLVRPFLSKIYFR comes from the exons atggaCAGCTTAGCTAAGGAACTTGCTGGACAAAAGCTGCGTGTGCCAGACCTCCGTTCAAAGTTCAAGTCATGGCCACAGGGCGTCAATGCTCGCTTGGGAGACCTCAGGGTTGAAGTGGACAGGATGATTCAAGG CGTTACCGATGATTTGGAGATGCTAGACAATGCGGAAAGAAGCGACATGGGGCATTTGGCTGCCTT GTGGTATCCCAACGCAGAGTGGACAAAGCTAAACGTAGCAGCCGCGTACCTCGCTTGGGTGTTTATCTGGGACGACGAAATCGACCTTGGTgtgacagccacagccaaggACCAGAACCTCGGACGGGAATACTGCGAGAAATCACTCAAGTACATCAAGGGAAATATGGGCTTAGGCAACAGCTTGCCCAGGAGCCACCCCTATCGGTACATGCAGATATTCGAAAAGTTTGGCGATGGACTGCGCACAACGGATAAAG CCGAACGTCTGCGAACCTACAAGGGTCTGAAAAGCTACATAACCCAAGTTGGGGTAGAGCACGACCGGCAGCTAGCCAAGGTACTACCAACCCCGAAGGAGTACCATGCCATGAGGATGGGAACGGCTGGTGTAGCTCCTGTCGCTGGATGTGCCGA GTATATGAACGGCGTCAGGCTGCCCGACTGGGTACGAAACTCGGCGGAGCTCAAGATCCTCGGCCGGGAGTCAACGTTGTTGTGTTTAATTATTAACGATTTGTACTCTGCTCCCAAGGAAATC AAATGCAACACGTTCCAGAATTATGTGGTTGTTCTTCTGAATGAGAGCAAGACTAGAAGCCTTGATGGGGCTGTCAACCGGCTCCTGGAGATGCTGGACGACTCGATGAAGTCGTTTGAGAAGGCTGCCGAAGGACTGAAGCGAAAAGCACAACATGATGAGGTGCTGCTCAAGGATTTGACGGCAGTTATTGACAGTCATTGCCACTTTGTTACGGGCCTCATTGAATGGACTCTCACTTCTTCGAGGTACAAGATGGATCGGTACCTCCAGCGCGATGGATCTGTCATCATTCCCTTGGGGACTGAACaggctggacttggtttGCAGTATGTTTGGGGGCTGGTGCGGCCGTTTTTGTCAAAGATTTATTTCAGGTAA
- a CDS encoding hemerythrin HHE cation binding domain-containing protein gives MTTKPSDAPWADEPFRLIATPSKRLENSLGHVHCATEMAHAHNVILRGLNSILQQAPYIPAEHKKDVKDLLFYTQSWVKMVNHHHWVEERFIFPELEKSTGKQGIMDTPKHQHGLFHSGIEKLLAYTEHASSNLETYRWDGEGGMKEIIDSFSQHLVDHLYAEIDTFLGLGDMDIDGAVLKETWGEAEKIAQQNGNLAMLYDVFPTVLGCADKTYEGGHEFPPLPWILPYVVKYWFAAGNGAWRFNPCDWWGRPQPLKFGPS, from the exons ATGACAACGAAACCATCCGATGCACCATGGGCCGACGAGCCCTTCCGTCTTATTGCTACGCCGTCCAAACGACTAGAA AATTCGCTCGGCCACGTTCACTGCGCCACTGAAATGGCACATGCACACAATGTCATTCTCAGAGGTCTTAAttccattcttcaacaagcgCCCTATATCCCCGCTGAACACAAAAAAGACGTCAAAGATCTGCTCTTTTACACGCAGTCGTGGGTGAAAATGGtcaatcatcaccactggGTAGAGGAAAGGTTCATATTTCCCGAGCTGGAGAAGTCCACTGGTAAGCAGGGCATAATGGACACTCCGAAGCACCAACACGGGCTGTTCCACAGTGGGATAGAGAAACTCCTCGCGTACACGGAACATGCATCAAGTAATCTTGAAACTTACCGCTGGGACGGAGAGGGCGGCATGAAAGAGATCATTGACTCGTTTAGCCAACACCTGGTCGATCATCTCTACGCTGAGATTGACACCTTTCTTGGGCTAGGAGACATGGACATAGACGGAGCTGTGTTGAAGGAGACGTGGGGGGAAGCAGAGAAGATTGCACAGCAAAATGGTAATCTTGCCATGCTG TATGATGTCTTTCCTACGGTGCTGGGCTGCGCCGACAAGACTTACGAAGGTGGCCATGAGTTTCCTCCATTGCCATGGATTCTACCTTATGTAGTCAAGTATTGGTTTGCCGCTGGTAATGGGGCATGGCGATTCAACCCGTGCGACTGGTGGGGGAGGCCGCAGCCGCTGAAGTTTGGTCCTTCTTGA